The following proteins come from a genomic window of Pichia kudriavzevii chromosome 1, complete sequence:
- a CDS encoding uncharacterized protein (PKUD0A04820) — MSQKSTLSEASFSPRETATAPLEDDVMAANTANPYFTKPYYPATIGNPLGVSIPVTRSSCLPRNKKVLVANKNVENNAVAVEKPSRKCYISEMKDVVSGDVQHVKDMTHKRILQKDTRKAGPQTRHNVGRGSDLEKVFDPLPNVPPPSLAGANNTNSSRVNVPISTDIIDSLQSSNQPSPIAPQLIRSGVHYITSEERAQRDRQVVHALNVISQSMEPAVRTVDAVREHILKCCHPEEGAKPTKVQELVSFLLGIPFAVVRCLWNFVALQAYLIFNLTLIFGLFLGFPIHLGLFIIGMFLFWLKIIYDVIQDIMHRDDPLYQSNLSADATVGTLLSASVAIYYTYSEQRQKTFGVVWANDNPK; from the coding sequence ATGTCCCAGAAAAGTACACTTTCAGAGGCATCTTTTAGCCCAAGAGAGACAGCTACAGCGCCCCTCGAAGATGATGTCATGGCTGCCAACACTGCAAACCCTTACTTCACCAAACCATACTACCCAGCAACTATAGGAAACCCGTTAGGCGTGTCAATACCTGTAACACGCAGCTCCTGTTTGCCCCGTAATAAGAAAGTGCTCGttgcaaacaaaaatgtAGAGAATAACGCCGTTGCCGTCGAAAAGCCGTCTAGAAAATGCTACATATCGGAGATGAAAGACGTTGTTTCGGGTGATGTGCAACATGTGAAAGACATGACACACAAGCGGATACTACAAAAAGATACACGCAAAGCAGGTCCCCAAACAAGGCATAATGTAGGAAGAGGTAGTGATCTTGAGAAGGTTTTTGACCCTCTTCCAAATGTACCACCCCCATCATTGGCAGGCGCAAATAACACCAACTCATCAAGAGTAAATGTCCCTATTTCAACAGACATTATTGACAGCCTCCAAAGCAGCAATCAACCGAGTCCTATAGCCCCTCAATTAATTCGTAGTGGGGTGCATTATATAACCAGTGAAGAAAGAGCGCAAAGGGACAGACAGGTTGTACATGCGTTGAATGTGATTTCACAATCAATGGAACCAGCAGTTCGAACTGTAGACGCTGTGAGAGAGCATATCTTGAAATGCTGTCACCCTGAAGAAGGTGCCAAGCCAACTAAGGTCCAAGAACTTGTCAGTTTCCTGTTGGGCATCCCATTTGCAGTTGTACGGTGTCTTTGGAACTTTGTAGCACTCCAGGCATACTTGATATTCAACTTAACACTAATTTTTGGGCTTTTTTTGGGGTTTCCAATTCATCTGGGGTTGTTTATCATTGGtatgtttttattttggcTAAAGATCATATATGATGTCATTCAGGATATCATGCATAGGGATGATCCTTTATACCAATCGAACTTGTCTGCAGATGCTACAGTAGGTACTTTATTGAGTGCATCAGTGGCAATTTACTATACCTATAGTGAACAACGACAGAAAACTTTTGGTGTAGTGTGGGCAAATGATAATCCTAAATAG